Genomic window (Cryptococcus neoformans var. grubii H99 chromosome 9, complete sequence):
GGCCAAACTCTCCACCCAGCCAGCCAGCCAACAACGCCTCATTCCAGGTACGATCCGAACATGCCACCTCCTCAGACTATACCATCCCGTCCCAGTACAGGGTCAGCGATTGACAAAAGAAGCTCAAGTGCGGCTAgcaagagggaagaagagtttcGAGATATCAGAGGATTGGCTGATTTGCGGGCTGTTGTCAATGCGCTTCCTAATGGACGTCGAGCGGATCCCGATGCGCCAGGGAAATACTTGAGCGTGAGTCATAATTTGCTCTTGACATGCTGACTTGAGCTAGCCTCTTAAATGCCTCACATCATCTCTCCCCGAAACGTACACCCTCTGCAATCCTTCATTCCGTTATGTCACGTCTGACAACCCTCGCCGTGTACTTACTAAACCGAGTAAACCAGTGCATAACGATGGTGCAGATAATGAGGATTGGGATTACATTCTGTATGTGAACGATGTCCTCGGtggggaagatgggaggGATCGGTACTTGATTCTTGATGTGTTGGGACAGGGTACGTTTGGGCAGGTTGTCAAATGTCAGAATATGAGGACGCACGATTTGGTGGCGGTCAAAGTTGTCAAAAATAAACCTGCTTATTTGCAACAGAGTAAGATGGAGGTGGCGATCCTTGAGCTAGTAAGTGTTCATTGTTACTTGAAATCGATTGGGCTAACTATTAAATAGTTGAACACTCAACACGACCCACAAGATCGACATCACATTCTTCGCATGCTCGATTCGTTTACTCATAAACACCACCTCTGCCTGGTGTTTGAATGTCTCTCGTCGAATCTGTACGAACTTATCAAACAGAACCAATTCAAGGGGTTAAGTACCCAGTTAGTCAAGGTGTTTACTCAGCAACTGTTGGATTGTCTGTCAGTGTTGAAGGACGCGAGGTTGATACACTGCGATTTGAAACCGGAAAACATTCTACTCAAATCGTGCGTTTTTCTTCTCTAAAGCGATCATAAAGCTGACAAAAGAAGGCTACAATCGCCACAAATCAAAGTAATCGACTTTGGCTCAGCATGCCACGAAATGCAAACCGTTTACACATACATTCAATCCCGATTTTACCGTTCGCCCGAAGTCCTGCTGGGTCTACCATACTCAACCAGCATCGATATGTGGTCTTTGGGATGTATCGTGGTAGAGTTGTTTTTAGGATTGCCATTGTTCCCTGGAACGAGCGAATATAATCAAATCAGTAGGATCGTGGATATGCTTGGGTACGTCTTCAATACagttgagaagaagaagcgctGATAATGAGGGAAACTGTAGGAACCCACCAACCCATCTTCTCGAAGTCGGTAAACAAACGCACGAATTCTTCAACATCACTCCCGACGCCTATGGACGAAACACATACAAGCTCAAACCGATGCAGCAATACTCTATGGAACATAGGACGGACGAGCAACGATCTAAACAATATTTCAAGCAGACCAAGTTGAAGGATGTGATCATGGAATATCCTTATGCGAAAAGGAGTGCCAAGCAGAGTGATATCGATAAAGGTGAGttttgtcttttctttGATGAGCTGGACCTTGGCTGATGGGAAGACACGTAGAAATGGcgacaagaagaagtttTGTGGACTTTGCCGAGGGTTTGTTGAATATGGATCCGATCAAGAGATGGTCTCCTCAGCAAGCATTGAAGCACCCGTTTATTACTGGCGAAAAATGGACTGGTCCCTGGCAGGTAAGACCGTCGCCCTGCTTACAACTGTAGCTGGTGCTGAATATACTTTTATTCGTAGCCTGACGcaaccaccaccgccaagAAAACCCCAGTGTCATCATCTgaatcctctccatccacTTTGACCCCTTCCAAAAAGTACGGCGGCCTTGTCCAAaatcctccctcttcacgATCTCAACGTATCTATTCGGATGCCGCAGCTTATAACCAGCAACTTGCCCAGCATCAGTCATATACTGCTCAAGTGCAAGCGCAGCAGAATGCTCAGAGAGCAGGACCATTCTCACCTGGTTACGATATGGCGCAGGCACAGGCACAGGCGCATGCACAcgctgctggtggaggaTCAGGATATGGACATCAAAGAGTCGTCAGTCAACAGATGCCGTCAACGGCGTCGCATCATCACCATGCGCAACAGAAACAGTCTTCGAGTCAATGGGGTCAGCAGATGGCTCCTCTATCGTCTACGGGTTACCAACAGCGCGGTCCTTCGCTCAACAACTCTGCTTCGCACGCTTCCCTCCGCCAAGCTCCGAGTAACgtccccatcatctccaacccTCCTCCCAACTCGTACTACCCTGCCTCTCGTCACCGCGCAAATACGATCAACCAAATGGACGCTATCCCTCCTGCGCTCGCAAGGCTGGTGCATTTCGGCGCTCAAGATCCGAATGGTTCTCGAAACTCGTTGACACCAGTGTTGAACCGTGATGATGCGATTAGGgaatgggagaggaggcagCAGGGTGGGCACAGTAAGCAGTCGTCATTACACAATGCTTCTTACCCACAATTGGAATATCTGCAAGAGCAGGCAGAGCTAGCGGCGATGCAGGGGCAAAACTGGATGATGCCCGGGCCATATCCTCCGCACCACGGCCATGGACATGTTCATCGATCTTCTCTTGGCGAACAATCTCATAGTCATGGACACAGAGCAAATCCCTCAGGGCAATACCAAATGCAGCCTCACATCGGTATTTCCCCACCGAATGCCAACGATTATCGACCCCGACCTACAAGCGAGTACGACCCTCCATCATCTACCTCATCCGCCAGAGGGTACGGTTTACCCACGTACCCCCCTCTTGCGGCTACGACGAGCCACCCCCCTGGCGGGAGTGCTAGCGGCGCAGTAGGGGCTGGGCAGGGAGTGTTTGATGCGTTTGATGGACGCGACggagggatgggaatgTTATATACACCCCTCCAGCCTAATCAAGCTTACGGGTACCAAGGGCATGCGGGGCAGCATGGGCAGGGGCATGCGACTCGAGCGAGCTATTCGGGACCATATAGCTCGAGTAATCCGTTTGCAAACCAACCCAACAGCCCAAGGTATTGAGTAGGGTAGAAACAAATGAACGAAGGAGTAACCTGACAGATGCGGACGGGAGAAAGATGTAGAATCAAGAATTTATTGACGGCGCACGAGATAATTTAGAAAAGAAGTTGACTCGGCATCGTCTAGTGAATACCTGACGAAACATGTTCCAGATATCTTTTTACTTTTCCTCTTATTTCTTTTACGTCTGATAGTAGTAACGAAACTGTGGAATCTCACGAAAGAGCGCTAGCTAGTCTAGTCGTCCGCTACCTCATATATGCATGTGTTGAAGGAAAACAAATTCCTCAAAGTTGCATATATACGTTGAGTTCACAATTTAGATAACATTTGGATAATTCCTATGATTAACTGACGAACAAATGCATTCTAAAAGGTACAGATTGGATACGTAACATATGCATAAATTCGAAATCTGTAACTAATTGCCCCGTGGCTGAGTTGGTTACAGCGGTTGACTGTTAGTTAATAATCCCCAATTGGGGATGATACGTAATAGCGGATCAGACGGTCGAGAGTTCGAGTCTCTCCGGGGcagttttctttttgcctttcTCATCGAAGAATTAAGTCAACAACTTCATTCGTCATGTCTTGTCTTTCCACAACGAATATTTCAGTCAACTCATCATTAGAGCACTAGATACAAAAAATGCATGTGAACAGTATGTAGCACACTGCTATCTTTTATAATAGATGCTTTTTACTGCATTCTAGTTTTCTCCTGTCACATGATATCATGAATTATAAGCTATCAAAGAATGACAAATCCTGTGCCGATAATCCCCCCTTTCCATTCCCCGTCCCCTGAGCCGACGTTTGGGCAGGCTTCAGTGTGGTCCCACCCATCAAGCTAGAAACAGGAGTAGACGCCAAAGAACGAGGTGGTGTGGGGCTCGGAGAATGTGCACCAAGACCCCCCACCGTCCCCATCTTAGTTACAGTGGCTGTTTTAGAATTTCCTGAGGAAGGCGCGGAAAATTCGACATCCCCAAGCAAATCACCGCCTCGCTTGGCCGATCCTCCagggggaggaggtatTAAGAATGGGAATCCTTTTGAACTGTTTGATGACGAAGCTCTGGGAGGAGGTTCCAGTTGTGGAGGTAGAGGACTGGGAGGGGCGGGCCACCTTTTGCCTTTAGAGGCAGATGCGCCGGAGAGCAGATTGAGTGTGTGAGAATGGTCAAATGACACGGAAGGTGGTCGAGAgtgagatgaggatgaagaaagttGGCCTAGGGGCAGAGGAGGCTGAGTGGGAGATTGAAGTTTAGTGGAAGGTGTATGAATTAAGGGGAAACCGGGCGATGAAAAATCACCAAAGTCATAAGAATCATCCTTCGCACTTGACACCACCCCCCTGTTGCTTGTTGACCCAAAGTTACCGAAGTCGCCAAAGTCATCATTCAAAGAGATATGTTGAGTTGAAGGCTTTGGCGCAGCTGGGCTCTGGGGTTGGAAGTTAAGAGGTGCGGAAGACATTGCCACGTTCATAGCCCctgaaggtggagaagaaagagacgTCGACAATGTGGAATGTTTTGAAGGAGTGATTGAAGAGTTATTCGTGGACGTCGATTGTCCTATCTGACCAGAGCTTGCGCCAGAAGACATTAATCCTGCGAAATCATCCCAAGCCAGAGCAATACTGCTTCCACCTTGAACGGCTGAACCAGACCCTGTCGAAGCAGGCGATAACATATTCGGCGTcccacttccacttccacccGGACTCCCAAAATCCAACCCTCCCAGCAGGTCCATATCATTCGGCTGAGGTGCAGAAGGTGCTTTCATCCTGGCGACGAATCTTCCGCTTGTTGATCTTCCTGCACCACTTTGCGCTGACGCTGTCGATCCCGGCGAGGGttttggtggtggagcaAGAGGTTTTGGTAGAGGCGTAACCTTGGAACTTAACAAGCTTCCCAGACTCGCTATAGGCTCATTTGCACCGGGCTCCAGTGATAAGAGATCTGCCACCCCTTTGCCTTGAGGCTGTTCAGGCGCACCGGGGATATCTGAGAGGAATGAAAAGTCCGAAGCGGACAGCTCAAAGTCCTTTGCGTCGACATCAGGTGTAGatgtggaggtggaaggtTGTTGGGAAGGTCGACGGGAAAGACGACCGAAAAATCGCGAAACGGCTGACGGTGCGGGGGCTGCTGCATGTTtggcaagaggaagaggttgagcTTCAGTCATAGGGGTCTGATGTATCGATGGCGGGGGAGACGTAGAGCGGGAAGGAACAGAGATTGAAGCAGCGCGAGAGGCgggaatggaaggtgaTTTCGCGTCtgatgatggaagggatTGGGTGATACCGCCAGTTGCGGTCGGTGTCATAGGTTTGACCTCTAATATGCCACCTCCAGAAGTGGTAAGTTGCCTTTCAGATGCCGGTCTCCTTCCCCAAAATGACCATCTACTCTtgttcccttcttccttgccctcaGGTCGACCATCACCCCGGTTCTCTGGCTCGCCCAATCTAGATCGGCTGGACCACGATGCATCATCGTTAGAAGTCAGTGACAAGCTCAGTGTATCGACACGTTTAGGACGTCGGACGGAACGGGCGGCTGCGGAgagcagagaagaggaaggatcGAGGTTAGGGCGTTGTAGAGAGTAATTAAAACGCTCGTGGGTTACAAGTGAAGAAAGGACGGGCGGATAGGTGTTTATCTCGGGAGGAACGGTGGAGAGTGATCTGAGACGCTCGACACTTTTGACATGTCAGCCATTATTGTTGTTATTACGAGTAACCAGACTCACGCATCCTCAAATAGTCTATTGATCGTCTGCTCATACTGGAGCTCTTCCGCTCCGGTCATCTTTTCGAGTTCCGCCCCTCCAGCCATTACGCTTTCCGCCACTTTGGTCCATAACCCTTTGAGttcttccattttctcTCGCGGCTACCGCAGATGAAAAATTAGCATTAAATCCATTATTCAATGGAGTACTCACAGCCCGCTCTTCTTGGATTTTAATTCTTCTCCGggcttcttcccaatcatcatctcctttcgGCTTCGTCGCTGATGACGTTCCTAAACTGTGCCCTACAGGAGGAGCCCCCCAAGcgccctcttcatcatccaccgtcgcttcttcctcttcagttACCTCCTCTACGGAGTGCACAGAAGAGGCAGACCTAGTCAAGGATGTATCCCAGTCATCATTGCCCCACACATCGTTatcatcctcctttgtATTACTTCCCCATGGATCGCTGCTGCTTGCTGCCGGTACTGCGAAGTCTGAGAACCCGCcaaactcttctccaaaTGAAGGTGATTTTGGTAATGTCGGAGTAGGGATATCTTCCACAGCTGAGCCTCCTAACGCTCCAAGGGGTTTGCTAAGGGAATTGTAGCTAGTGGACTTTTGCAGACCGGTAGCTTGGGGTAATAATGGCGGACCTATTGGTGATTCGGTTGAGATGGTGGAAGTTGGCTCATTGACCGCAAAATTGCCTGTTATCTCTTCTGAAGATGGTGCCGACAAAAGCGGGACGGGATCATTGCCCCATATAGCCCCATGGTCTCCTTCGGGTGCCACTCTTGAGCTGATAGCGGCCTCTTCTCCGGACAATGACGGTCTTGGAAGCGTGTGTGTTATAGCTGCACTGCGTGCAGATAACACGGGTGTTTCCGGTAATGGATTGCCAGCAGCAAGATCTGCCGttgactttgaagaagccTTTGGGGAGCCTGGCAGAAGTACCGCTGAAGCTGACGCCGGGTCACCTCCCCATACAGCCCCAGGATCTGGGTCAGCTTCTACTTTCGGTTTGATAGGGCTCGTAGATAATGTTGGAAGCGATAGTGTTGCAGCTTCAGACTCTGCGCCCCACGCATTTTCTACCAAGTCAGGCAATCCTAACGCCTTTTCTCCTGCGGGACTCTTTGTCTTGCCCGTATCTTCAAACGTAGCGTTACTTGGACCGGCCGGCGTAGGAGGAGCTCCCCATGGATTGCTCGGAAGTATCGTCGTCTCCGGCTTTGCGGGCGGTTTAGCTGGAGTCGACCATGCTGGGATTGCCCATGGGTCTTCCATGATTTGGTTGTAGAAATGTGAATTGAAAAGCAAGAAACGAATAAGGTTCCAGGCAACCGAACACGACATCAGATCGATCGGGAACCGACGTCGACGCGAGCCGCCTGCAACACGtatctcctctttccattgtATCTAA
Coding sequences:
- a CDS encoding CMGC/DYRK/YAK protein kinase, giving the protein MTPADSFPDDPLQLPLFNSNSPYLQPHSQLQMPAANSYLGRSASLGRRKDPFAYRSDDVESGFGNMDIIDPGQQQQQPQQPGWGSYGYAQAGYRDPIISPRSGGYQSMANQSSMNPPPVPSHNLSRPPPAVPEHPSPTTTAANSPYIPARSSDPGPSVADRSNSYSHSTRNSVIDPYHPTAAGASQWTEYRRPSVKSRMPSSSSYASKGSDGLSPFISPGTLDTNVGVGSAGHSPLLNPNDIPHAGWSSPSMPHIQPPSPRNYAPQSTATRPQASPVGGRPPPASSRPLSIAASYTQGQTLHPASQPTTPHSRYDPNMPPPQTIPSRPSTGSAIDKRSSSAASKREEEFRDIRGLADLRAVVNALPNGRRADPDAPGKYLSPLKCLTSSLPETYTLCNPSFRYVTSDNPRRVLTKPSKPVHNDGADNEDWDYILYVNDVLGGEDGRDRYLILDVLGQGTFGQVVKCQNMRTHDLVAVKVVKNKPAYLQQSKMEVAILELLNTQHDPQDRHHILRMLDSFTHKHHLCLVFECLSSNLYELIKQNQFKGLSTQLVKVFTQQLLDCLSVLKDARLIHCDLKPENILLKSLQSPQIKVIDFGSACHEMQTVYTYIQSRFYRSPEVLLGLPYSTSIDMWSLGCIVVELFLGLPLFPGTSEYNQISRIVDMLGNPPTHLLEVGKQTHEFFNITPDAYGRNTYKLKPMQQYSMEHRTDEQRSKQYFKQTKLKDVIMEYPYAKRSAKQSDIDKEMATRRSFVDFAEGLLNMDPIKRWSPQQALKHPFITGEKWTGPWQPDATTTAKKTPVSSSESSPSTLTPSKKYGGLVQNPPSSRSQRIYSDAAAYNQQLAQHQSYTAQVQAQQNAQRAGPFSPGYDMAQAQAQAHAHAAGGGSGYGHQRVVSQQMPSTASHHHHAQQKQSSSQWGQQMAPLSSTGYQQRGPSLNNSASHASLRQAPSNVPIISNPPPNSYYPASRHRANTINQMDAIPPALARLVHFGAQDPNGSRNSLTPVLNRDDAIREWERRQQGGHSKQSSLHNASYPQLEYLQEQAELAAMQGQNWMMPGPYPPHHGHGHVHRSSLGEQSHSHGHRANPSGQYQMQPHIGISPPNANDYRPRPTSEYDPPSSTSSARGYGLPTYPPLAATTSHPPGGSASGAVGAGQGVFDAFDGRDGGMGMLYTPLQPNQAYGYQGHAGQHGQGHATRASYSGPYSSSNPFANQPNSPRY